In Marivivens aquimaris, one genomic interval encodes:
- a CDS encoding MDR family MFS transporter: MTSTNVNVSDENERPASRNLIIMSIGTLLLLAALDQTIVSTALPTIVADLGGVEHLSWVVTSYILASTIVAPLYGKIGDLYGRRNTVFVSVGLFLLGSALCGIANSMTFLILARALQGLGGGGLFVLALSVIGDVIPPRERGRVQGLFAAVFSVASVVGPLLGGWFVEAFTWHWIFYINIPFGVLAVVGFAIAFKPTGRRVKHKIDWLGALTLSLTLGSLTLATSLGSQLGWTSPSLIALIVLAVVSLIAFVMIERRAPEPLLPLGLFKMNVFWVTSAMGFIVGAAMFGGVTFLPIYLQVAKGVSPTVSGWLLVPMTFGILLASTTAGRYMGRTGRYRLLPLLGTSFIMIGMLLLSTIGPDTPNALFAVYLAIFGAGMGSIFPVITTAVQNAVSREVMGTATAAGLMFRQVGGSLAVALFGTIFAARMGTALGADMEIAGEIGPQMLKNLPVDMQAQVGEAVAQAIHPIFWIAAGLGAVGFVMALILEEIPLKNRQVPVAE; encoded by the coding sequence ATGACTTCTACAAACGTTAATGTATCGGACGAGAATGAGCGCCCCGCCTCGCGGAACCTCATCATCATGTCGATCGGTACGCTGCTGCTTCTCGCGGCGCTCGATCAGACAATCGTCTCCACCGCCCTTCCAACGATCGTCGCCGACCTCGGCGGCGTCGAACATCTGTCTTGGGTCGTCACCTCCTACATTCTGGCCTCGACCATTGTTGCGCCGCTTTATGGAAAAATCGGTGACCTCTATGGTCGCCGGAACACTGTTTTTGTCTCCGTTGGTCTTTTCCTGCTCGGCTCCGCGCTTTGCGGTATCGCCAACAGCATGACATTCCTTATTCTGGCCCGCGCTCTCCAAGGTCTTGGCGGCGGCGGCCTCTTCGTTCTTGCGTTGTCGGTTATCGGCGACGTCATTCCGCCGCGTGAACGCGGCCGTGTTCAGGGCCTTTTTGCCGCCGTGTTCTCGGTCGCATCGGTTGTTGGTCCGTTGCTTGGTGGCTGGTTCGTCGAAGCGTTCACCTGGCACTGGATTTTCTACATCAACATCCCGTTCGGCGTGCTTGCCGTCGTTGGCTTCGCTATCGCGTTCAAACCGACCGGTCGCCGCGTGAAGCACAAGATCGACTGGCTGGGTGCACTAACCCTGTCGCTGACCCTGGGCTCGCTGACGCTGGCAACTTCCCTTGGCTCGCAGCTTGGCTGGACATCTCCTTCGCTGATCGCGTTGATCGTGCTGGCAGTTGTATCGCTGATCGCTTTCGTCATGATCGAGCGCCGAGCACCCGAGCCGCTCCTCCCGCTTGGCCTGTTCAAGATGAACGTCTTCTGGGTCACCAGCGCGATGGGCTTTATTGTTGGTGCGGCCATGTTCGGCGGCGTCACCTTCCTGCCGATCTACCTTCAGGTCGCCAAGGGCGTGTCCCCGACCGTTTCGGGCTGGCTGCTCGTTCCGATGACCTTCGGCATTCTGCTCGCATCGACCACTGCCGGTCGCTACATGGGCCGCACGGGCCGCTACCGCCTCCTGCCGCTGCTCGGCACGTCGTTCATCATGATCGGCATGCTGCTGCTGTCGACCATCGGCCCCGACACCCCGAACGCACTGTTCGCTGTTTACCTCGCTATCTTCGGCGCCGGCATGGGTAGTATCTTCCCGGTCATCACCACTGCGGTTCAGAACGCCGTCAGCCGCGAGGTCATGGGCACCGCAACTGCAGCTGGCCTGATGTTCCGTCAGGTCGGTGGTTCGCTGGCTGTCGCGCTCTTCGGCACCATCTTTGCGGCCCGCATGGGGACCGCCCTGGGCGCTGATATGGAGATCGCGGGCGAGATCGGACCGCAAATGCTGAAAAATCTTCCGGTCGATATGCAGGCCCAAGTCGGAGAGGCAGTTGCTCAGGCGATCCACCCGATCTTCTGGATCGCTGCGGGCCTCGGAGCGGTCGGCTTCGTGATGGCACTCATACTGGAAGAGATCCCGTTGAAAAACAGGCAGGTTCCGGTTGCTGAGTAA
- the hisB gene encoding imidazoleglycerol-phosphate dehydratase HisB, translated as MRTAKITRSTSETSIEVEINLDGTGTYDNQTGVGFFDHMLDQLSRHSLIDMTIRAKGDYHIDDHHTVEDTGIAIGQALVKALADKKGINRYGHFALAMDDTQVRCALDLSGRSYLVWNCPFTASKIGTFDTELVREFFQAISLHGGITLHVDLVHGVNSHHIAEAAFKALAKALRMAVETDPRMSAALPSTKGAL; from the coding sequence ATGCGCACCGCAAAGATCACGCGTTCCACGTCCGAAACGTCCATCGAGGTCGAAATCAACCTCGACGGCACGGGCACTTACGACAACCAGACCGGCGTTGGTTTCTTCGACCACATGCTGGACCAGTTGTCGCGTCACTCGCTGATCGACATGACCATCCGCGCCAAGGGTGACTACCACATCGACGACCACCACACCGTCGAAGACACCGGCATCGCCATCGGTCAGGCGCTGGTCAAAGCGCTGGCCGACAAGAAGGGCATCAACCGTTACGGTCACTTCGCTCTGGCGATGGATGACACGCAGGTCCGCTGCGCACTCGATCTGTCGGGCCGCTCCTACCTTGTCTGGAACTGCCCCTTCACCGCGTCGAAAATCGGCACCTTCGACACTGAACTGGTACGCGAGTTTTTCCAAGCGATCAGCCTGCACGGCGGCATCACGCTGCACGTCGACCTCGTGCACGGCGTGAACAGCCACCACATCGCCGAAGCCGCCTTCAAAGCACTTGCCAAAGCGCTGCGCATGGCGGTCGAGACCGACCCGCGCATGTCGGCCGCCCTGCCCTCGACCAAGGGTGCGCTATGA
- a CDS encoding ATP-dependent helicase: protein MSSFSDDDAFEAAEMSLSQRAMMGARPNQQANYMDGLNPAQREAVEALDGPVLMLAGAGTGKTKALTTRIAHLLVTGKARPNEILSVTFTNKAAREMKDRVGRLLGETVEGMPWLGTFHSICVKLLRRHAELVDLKSNFTILDTDDQIRLMKQLIVASGMDEKRWPARQLAGIIDGWKNRAWTPEQVPTAEAGAFDRQAVRLYTEYQSRLRDLNAVDFGDLLLHMVTIFQRHQDILQQYQRYFRYVLVDEYQDTNVAQYLWLRLLASSHKNICCVGDDDQSIYGWRGAEVGNILRFEKDFPGATVIRLEQNYRSTHHILAAASGVIAGNKGRLGKTLWTDREDGEKVRLIGHWDGEEEARWVGEEIESMQRGTRGMEPVSLDDMAILVRASHQMRAFEDRFLTIGLPYRVIGGPRFYERLEIRDAMAYFRLAVSQDDDLAFERIVNTPKRGLGDKAVQTIQRMARSNGVSLVEGARLCVQTGAIKGKGGKALGELVIGLDRWHQQVVAESDTHIETAEMILDESGYTTMWQNDKTPEAGGRLENLKELIKALENFDNLQGFLEHVALIMDNESEDMEEKVSIMTLHAAKGLEFPAVFLPGWEDGLFPSQRSMDESGMKGLEEERRLAYVGITRAEAVCTISFAANRRVYGQWQSQLPSRFIDELPEENVEVLTPPGLYGGGYGAAGMSMNASPAFSMARESTIFEKASKADVYNSPGWKRMQNRNQGPRGMSQPIEARGLTIDATATSSFTIGDRVFHQKFGYGEVVDIEGDKLGIEFDKAGSKKVVAKFIVPAGQENDVPF, encoded by the coding sequence ATGAGCAGCTTCTCCGATGATGACGCCTTCGAGGCGGCCGAAATGTCCCTGTCGCAGCGTGCCATGATGGGCGCGCGCCCGAACCAGCAAGCCAACTACATGGATGGCCTCAACCCCGCCCAGCGCGAGGCGGTCGAGGCTCTCGATGGTCCGGTCCTCATGCTGGCTGGTGCGGGGACGGGCAAAACCAAGGCACTGACGACGCGGATCGCGCATCTGCTCGTTACCGGCAAAGCCCGCCCGAACGAAATCCTGTCGGTCACATTTACCAATAAAGCTGCCCGCGAGATGAAAGACCGAGTCGGTCGTTTGCTCGGCGAAACGGTCGAGGGGATGCCGTGGCTCGGCACGTTCCACTCCATCTGCGTGAAGCTGCTGCGCCGTCACGCGGAACTGGTGGATTTGAAATCGAACTTCACTATTCTCGACACCGACGACCAGATCCGCTTGATGAAGCAGTTGATTGTTGCGTCGGGCATGGACGAGAAACGTTGGCCTGCACGCCAGCTCGCCGGCATCATCGACGGCTGGAAAAACCGCGCGTGGACGCCGGAGCAGGTGCCGACCGCAGAGGCTGGCGCGTTCGACCGTCAGGCCGTGCGCCTTTATACGGAATACCAGTCGCGCCTGCGGGATTTGAATGCCGTCGATTTTGGTGACCTGCTGCTGCACATGGTCACGATCTTCCAGCGGCATCAGGATATTCTTCAGCAATACCAGCGGTATTTCCGCTACGTGCTCGTGGACGAATACCAGGATACCAACGTTGCGCAGTACCTCTGGCTGCGCCTGTTGGCCTCGTCGCACAAGAACATCTGTTGCGTCGGTGACGACGACCAGTCGATCTATGGCTGGCGCGGCGCCGAAGTAGGCAACATCCTCCGGTTCGAGAAAGACTTCCCCGGTGCGACCGTCATCCGCCTCGAACAGAACTACCGCTCGACCCATCACATTCTGGCCGCTGCCTCGGGCGTGATTGCGGGCAACAAGGGCCGCTTGGGCAAAACGCTCTGGACCGACCGTGAAGATGGCGAGAAGGTTCGCTTGATCGGGCATTGGGACGGCGAGGAAGAAGCCCGCTGGGTCGGTGAGGAAATCGAATCCATGCAGCGCGGCACACGGGGGATGGAGCCGGTGTCTCTCGACGACATGGCCATTCTGGTCCGCGCCTCGCACCAGATGCGCGCGTTCGAGGACCGTTTTCTGACCATCGGCCTGCCGTACCGCGTCATTGGCGGTCCGCGTTTCTACGAGCGTTTGGAAATCCGCGACGCGATGGCCTATTTCCGCCTAGCTGTTTCGCAGGACGACGATCTGGCGTTCGAGCGCATCGTGAACACACCTAAACGCGGCCTCGGTGACAAAGCCGTCCAGACGATCCAGCGCATGGCGCGGTCGAATGGCGTTTCGCTTGTCGAAGGCGCGCGGCTCTGTGTGCAGACCGGCGCGATCAAAGGTAAAGGCGGCAAGGCGCTGGGCGAGTTGGTCATCGGCCTCGACCGTTGGCACCAACAGGTTGTCGCGGAATCGGACACCCACATCGAAACCGCAGAGATGATTCTGGACGAGTCGGGCTACACGACGATGTGGCAGAACGACAAAACGCCCGAAGCAGGGGGGCGTCTGGAAAACCTCAAGGAACTTATCAAGGCGCTGGAGAACTTCGACAATCTCCAAGGCTTCCTCGAACACGTTGCGCTGATCATGGACAACGAATCCGAGGATATGGAGGAGAAGGTCAGCATCATGACGCTCCACGCGGCGAAGGGCCTTGAATTCCCTGCCGTGTTCCTGCCGGGGTGGGAGGACGGTCTGTTCCCGTCCCAACGCTCGATGGACGAGAGCGGAATGAAGGGACTCGAGGAGGAACGCCGTCTCGCCTACGTCGGCATCACTCGGGCCGAAGCAGTCTGCACGATCTCCTTTGCGGCCAATCGCCGCGTATACGGGCAATGGCAGAGCCAGTTGCCGAGCCGTTTCATTGACGAGCTGCCTGAAGAAAACGTCGAAGTCCTTACCCCTCCGGGTCTCTACGGCGGAGGATATGGCGCGGCCGGAATGTCGATGAACGCGTCACCTGCGTTCTCTATGGCCAGAGAATCAACGATATTCGAGAAAGCTTCAAAAGCCGACGTCTACAACTCGCCTGGCTGGAAGCGGATGCAGAACCGCAATCAGGGCCCGCGCGGCATGTCCCAACCCATCGAGGCGAGGGGGCTAACCATTGATGCAACAGCAACTTCTTCATTTACGATTGGCGATCGGGTATTCCACCAGAAGTTCGGATATGGTGAAGTAGTGGATATCGAGGGGGACAAGCTCGGTATCGAATTCGACAAGGCAGGATCGAAAAAGGTCGTCGCCAAGTTTATCGTACCGGCTGGTCAAGAGAACGACGTTCCATTTTAG
- a CDS encoding MarR family winged helix-turn-helix transcriptional regulator: MNNCARFPEDYQSSVRALMAELGFSPEVVEAMLQFDAANFTWHRIATKGDVPTRILDEIGLDIDPIQFSAMAAINRISWGIGRDAPEQVTIGALAEEMNIDPSRASRIASDLISRGLVMRQAAQDDGRKSILVLTDEARTAFRQYKEVKWRKQLEIFQGWSDEEIQSFTALYERFVGGLRRIYTESAES, translated from the coding sequence ATGAACAATTGCGCCCGTTTCCCCGAAGATTATCAGTCCAGTGTACGTGCTCTCATGGCGGAGCTCGGCTTCAGTCCCGAAGTGGTTGAGGCCATGCTTCAGTTCGATGCGGCCAACTTCACTTGGCACCGGATCGCGACCAAAGGCGATGTCCCGACCCGTATCCTCGACGAGATTGGGCTCGACATTGATCCGATCCAGTTCTCCGCAATGGCTGCCATCAACCGCATCAGCTGGGGCATAGGTCGCGATGCGCCCGAGCAGGTGACAATCGGGGCGCTGGCAGAAGAAATGAATATCGACCCTTCGCGGGCGAGTCGGATTGCCTCCGACCTCATTTCGCGCGGGTTGGTGATGCGTCAGGCGGCGCAGGACGATGGGCGCAAGTCCATTCTGGTGCTGACCGACGAGGCTCGCACGGCCTTCCGCCAATACAAAGAAGTCAAATGGCGCAAGCAGTTAGAGATTTTCCAAGGCTGGTCCGACGAGGAAATCCAGAGCTTCACTGCGCTCTATGAACGCTTCGTTGGCGGCTTACGCAGAATTTACACCGAGAGTGCCGAAAGCTAG
- the hisH gene encoding imidazole glycerol phosphate synthase subunit HisH, producing MSLIALVDYDSGNLHSAQKAFERMANEAGHGTVVVTSEPDVVAKADRIVLPGDGAFPACRKALSDMGGLAEAINEAVTKGGKPFLGICVGMQMLATTGHEYEETAGFDWIGGDIVKIAPSDESLKVPHMGWNDLVIDNPHPVLDGIATGDHAYFVHSYHMRVKNPAERIAHVDYAGDITAIVGRDNVIGTQFHPEKSQATGLRLIANFLSWKP from the coding sequence ATGAGCCTTATCGCGCTTGTAGACTACGACAGCGGGAACCTGCACTCGGCCCAGAAGGCATTCGAGCGTATGGCAAACGAGGCTGGCCACGGCACTGTCGTGGTCACATCCGAGCCTGACGTCGTGGCCAAAGCCGACCGCATCGTCCTGCCCGGCGATGGCGCGTTTCCGGCGTGCCGCAAGGCGCTCAGCGACATGGGCGGTCTGGCAGAGGCGATCAATGAGGCCGTGACCAAGGGCGGCAAGCCGTTCCTCGGCATCTGCGTCGGGATGCAGATGCTTGCGACCACGGGGCACGAGTACGAAGAGACCGCGGGCTTCGACTGGATCGGCGGCGATATCGTCAAGATCGCCCCCTCGGACGAGTCGCTCAAAGTACCCCACATGGGTTGGAACGACCTTGTCATAGACAACCCGCACCCTGTGCTCGACGGCATCGCCACCGGCGATCATGCCTATTTTGTGCACAGCTATCATATGCGGGTCAAAAACCCTGCCGAGCGCATCGCCCACGTCGACTATGCCGGTGATATCACTGCCATTGTCGGACGCGACAACGTCATCGGCACCCAGTTCCACCCCGAGAAAAGCCAGGCTACGGGACTGCGGCTCATCGCCAATTTCCTGTCGTGGAAGCCTTAG
- a CDS encoding DUF2147 domain-containing protein, which produces MKKFALAAMMAVGLAGAAAADPIEGTWQTQPDDGAFAFVEISPCGPAYCGVIARTFNDSGEYQSENIGRQLVIDMVPQGNGEYRGNVWRPSNNKIYIGKINLNGDQMELKGCIAGGLLCSAQNWVRR; this is translated from the coding sequence ATGAAGAAATTTGCACTTGCCGCGATGATGGCTGTCGGCCTCGCCGGCGCTGCCGCCGCTGACCCGATTGAAGGCACCTGGCAGACGCAGCCCGACGACGGCGCGTTCGCATTCGTCGAAATCAGCCCGTGCGGCCCCGCCTATTGCGGCGTGATCGCCCGCACCTTCAATGACAGCGGTGAGTACCAGTCCGAAAACATCGGCCGACAGCTGGTGATCGACATGGTCCCGCAGGGGAACGGTGAATATCGTGGCAATGTCTGGCGTCCGTCGAACAACAAGATCTACATAGGCAAAATCAACCTGAACGGCGACCAGATGGAGCTGAAGGGTTGCATCGCTGGCGGTCTGCTGTGCTCGGCCCAGAATTGGGTTCGTCGCTAA
- a CDS encoding pyruvate carboxylase — protein MADFKKILVANRGEIAIRIMRAANEMGKKTVAVYAEEDKLGLHRFKADEAYRIGEGLGPVAAYLSIPEIIRVAKLSGADAIHPGYGLLSENPEFVDACTEAGITFIGPRAETMRELGDKASARKVAIEAGVPVIPATEVLGDDMDAIRAEAAEIGYPLMLKASWGGGGRGMRPIESEGELETKVLEGRREAEAAFGNGEGYLEKMIIRARHVEVQILGDKHGKIYHLWERDCSVQRRNQKVVERAPAPYLTDTQREHLCNLGKKICQHVNYECAGTVEFLMDMDSGEFYFIEVNPRVQVEHTVTEEVTGIDIVRAQILIAEGKSLVEATGCASQYDVQLDGHALQCRVTTEDPSNNFIPDYGRIQTYRSATGPGIRLDGGTAYSGAVITRYYDSLLTKVTARAPTPEMAIARMDRALREFRIRGVSTNIDFVINLLKSKTFLSNEYTTKFIDTTPELFNFKKRKDRATKILTYIADITVNGHPETQNRPRPPADVKPPKAPVLAGTFTPPNGTRTILDTLGPAAVVKWMKQQNQLLITDTSMRDGHQSLLATRMRSIDMIRVAPTYSQKMSQLFSVECWGGATFDVAYRFLQECPWQRLRDIREAMPNIMTQMLLRASNGVGYTNYPDNVVQAFVKQAAESGVDVFRVFDSLNWVENMRVAMDSVIDSGKLCEGTVCYTGDLLDPARSKYDIKYYVGMAKELEKAGAHILGLKDMAGLLKPAAATQLITALKEEVGLPIHFHTHDTSGASIATILAASAAGVDVVDAAMDALSGNTSQPTLGSIVEATRGGDRDTGLDIAAIREISNYWEQVREHYRAFESGLQSPASEVYLHEMPGGQFTNLKAQARSLGLEERWHEVAQAYADVNMMFGDIVKVTPSSKVVGDMALMMVSQNLTREQVEDANTDVVFPDSVIDMMKGSLGQPPGGWPETLQNKILKGETPITDRPGKHLAPVDLEATRADLSKQLEGKTVDDEDLNGYLMYPKVFLDYMGRHKTYGPVRTLPTKTFFYGMEPGEEISAEIDPGKTLEIRMQAVSEMDDKGEVKVFFELNGQPRTIRVPNRAAAGTTVVRAKAELGNPNHVGAPMPGVVASVAAQAGKEVKEGDLLLTIEAMKMETGIHADRDATVKAVHVQPGGQIDAKDLLIEFE, from the coding sequence ATGGCCGATTTCAAGAAAATTCTTGTTGCCAACCGTGGGGAGATCGCAATTCGCATCATGCGGGCTGCGAACGAAATGGGCAAAAAGACCGTCGCGGTCTATGCCGAGGAGGACAAGCTCGGTCTGCACCGTTTCAAGGCAGACGAAGCGTACCGCATCGGTGAGGGACTTGGTCCCGTTGCCGCCTATCTTTCCATTCCTGAGATTATTCGTGTTGCCAAACTTTCGGGCGCCGACGCGATCCACCCGGGCTACGGTCTCCTGTCGGAGAACCCAGAGTTCGTGGACGCCTGCACCGAAGCCGGCATCACCTTCATCGGTCCGCGCGCCGAAACCATGCGCGAACTTGGCGACAAGGCCAGTGCCCGTAAGGTCGCCATCGAGGCTGGCGTTCCGGTCATTCCGGCAACCGAGGTTCTGGGCGACGACATGGACGCGATCCGCGCCGAGGCCGCTGAAATCGGTTACCCGCTGATGCTCAAAGCATCGTGGGGCGGCGGCGGTCGCGGCATGCGCCCGATCGAATCCGAAGGCGAGCTGGAAACCAAGGTCCTCGAAGGACGCCGCGAAGCTGAAGCCGCATTTGGTAACGGCGAAGGCTACCTCGAAAAGATGATCATCCGCGCCCGTCACGTCGAGGTACAGATCCTCGGTGACAAGCATGGCAAGATCTACCACCTGTGGGAACGTGACTGCTCGGTCCAGCGCCGCAACCAGAAGGTCGTCGAGCGGGCTCCTGCCCCCTATCTGACCGACACCCAGCGCGAACACCTCTGCAACCTCGGCAAAAAAATCTGTCAGCACGTCAATTACGAGTGCGCAGGTACTGTCGAATTCCTGATGGATATGGACTCGGGCGAGTTCTACTTCATCGAGGTGAACCCGCGCGTTCAGGTGGAACACACCGTCACCGAAGAAGTCACCGGCATCGACATCGTTCGTGCGCAGATCCTGATCGCCGAAGGCAAGAGCCTTGTTGAGGCGACCGGCTGCGCGAGCCAGTACGACGTTCAGCTCGACGGTCACGCACTCCAATGCCGCGTCACCACCGAAGACCCGTCGAACAACTTCATCCCCGACTACGGCCGTATCCAGACCTACCGTTCGGCCACCGGTCCGGGCATCCGTCTCGACGGCGGCACCGCCTATTCGGGCGCTGTCATCACCCGTTACTACGACTCGCTGCTGACCAAGGTCACCGCACGTGCGCCCACGCCAGAAATGGCGATTGCACGTATGGACCGCGCCCTGCGCGAATTCCGTATCCGCGGCGTATCCACCAACATCGACTTCGTGATCAACCTGCTGAAAAGCAAGACGTTCCTGTCGAACGAATACACCACGAAGTTCATCGACACGACGCCCGAGCTCTTCAACTTCAAGAAGCGCAAGGACCGTGCGACCAAGATCCTGACCTACATCGCGGACATCACCGTGAACGGTCATCCGGAAACGCAGAACCGTCCGCGCCCGCCTGCTGACGTGAAGCCGCCGAAAGCCCCCGTGCTCGCGGGCACCTTCACTCCGCCGAACGGCACCCGCACGATCCTCGATACTCTTGGGCCGGCGGCGGTCGTAAAGTGGATGAAGCAGCAGAACCAGCTGCTCATCACCGACACTTCGATGCGTGACGGCCACCAGTCGCTGCTCGCGACCCGTATGCGCTCGATCGACATGATCCGCGTGGCACCGACCTATTCGCAGAAGATGTCGCAGCTGTTCTCGGTCGAATGCTGGGGCGGCGCGACCTTCGACGTGGCCTACCGCTTCCTGCAGGAATGCCCGTGGCAGCGCCTGCGCGACATCCGCGAAGCGATGCCGAACATCATGACGCAGATGCTTCTGCGTGCGTCGAACGGCGTTGGCTACACCAACTACCCCGACAACGTGGTTCAGGCCTTCGTCAAGCAAGCCGCCGAATCCGGCGTCGACGTGTTCCGTGTGTTCGACTCGCTCAACTGGGTCGAGAACATGCGCGTCGCGATGGACTCCGTCATCGACTCGGGCAAGCTGTGTGAAGGCACCGTCTGCTACACCGGCGACCTTCTCGATCCGGCGCGCTCGAAGTACGACATCAAGTACTATGTCGGCATGGCCAAAGAGCTTGAGAAAGCCGGTGCGCACATCCTTGGCCTCAAGGACATGGCCGGCCTCCTGAAGCCCGCCGCTGCAACCCAGCTGATCACCGCGCTGAAGGAAGAAGTCGGCCTGCCGATCCACTTCCACACGCACGACACCTCGGGCGCTTCGATCGCCACCATTCTGGCCGCTTCGGCAGCTGGCGTGGACGTCGTGGACGCGGCCATGGACGCTCTGTCGGGAAACACTTCGCAACCGACCCTCGGCTCCATCGTCGAAGCCACCCGTGGCGGCGACCGTGACACCGGCCTCGATATCGCGGCGATCCGCGAGATTTCGAACTACTGGGAACAGGTTCGCGAACACTACCGCGCCTTCGAGTCGGGCCTCCAGTCGCCTGCCTCCGAGGTCTACCTGCACGAAATGCCGGGCGGTCAGTTCACCAACCTCAAGGCACAGGCGCGCAGCCTTGGCCTCGAAGAACGCTGGCACGAGGTCGCTCAGGCCTATGCCGACGTGAACATGATGTTCGGCGATATCGTCAAAGTGACCCCGTCGTCCAAGGTTGTCGGCGACATGGCCCTCATGATGGTCAGCCAGAACCTGACCCGCGAGCAGGTCGAGGACGCGAACACCGACGTTGTGTTCCCCGACTCGGTGATCGACATGATGAAGGGCAGCCTCGGTCAACCGCCGGGCGGCTGGCCGGAAACATTACAGAACAAGATCCTCAAGGGCGAAACTCCGATCACCGACCGTCCAGGTAAGCATCTTGCTCCGGTCGATCTGGAAGCCACCCGCGCGGATCTGTCCAAGCAGCTCGAAGGCAAAACCGTCGATGACGAGGACCTCAACGGCTATCTGATGTACCCCAAAGTCTTCCTCGACTATATGGGCCGTCACAAAACCTACGGTCCTGTTCGCACCCTGCCCACGAAGACCTTCTTCTACGGTATGGAGCCGGGCGAGGAGATCAGCGCGGAAATCGATCCGGGCAAGACCCTCGAAATCCGTATGCAAGCCGTGTCGGAAATGGACGACAAGGGCGAGGTCAAAGTGTTCTTCGAACTCAACGGCCAGCCCCGCACCATCCGCGTGCCGAACCGCGCAGCTGCAGGCACGACTGTTGTTCGCGCGAAGGCCGAACTCGGCAACCCGAACCACGTCGGCGCGCCGATGCCGGGCGTTGTGGCTTCCGTCGCAGCGCAGGCAGGTAAGGAAGTCAAAGAAGGCGACCTCCTCCTGACCATCGAAGCGATGAAGATGGAGACAGGCATTCACGCCGACAGGGACGCCACCGTCAAAGCGGTGCACGTCCAACCGGGCGGGCAGATCGACGCCAAAGACCTCCTGATCGAGTTCGAATAA
- a CDS encoding LysE family translocator — protein MTYQLLLSLIGFAFVSSITPGPNNMMLMASGANFGLRRSVPHLLGVGLGHSFLIIVLGLGLVKIYEAFPTLQFIMKWGSIAYLLYLSFKIATAAPTSPKEPESKGKPLTFFQAAAFQWVNPKGWMMAITAITNYTADETPLQVLAVALVFMCTNFPAIMFWAGLGVQARRFLSTPVRLRIFNVTMALLLVATIIPILTHH, from the coding sequence ATGACTTACCAACTCCTCCTCTCCCTGATCGGCTTTGCATTCGTCAGCTCGATCACCCCCGGCCCGAACAACATGATGCTTATGGCGTCGGGCGCGAATTTCGGCCTTCGCCGCTCTGTACCTCACCTGCTCGGCGTGGGCCTTGGCCACAGCTTCCTGATCATCGTGCTCGGCCTCGGGCTGGTGAAAATATACGAAGCCTTCCCGACCCTTCAATTCATTATGAAATGGGGCTCCATCGCGTACCTCCTGTACCTGTCGTTCAAGATCGCGACCGCCGCACCGACCTCGCCGAAGGAACCGGAAAGCAAAGGCAAGCCGCTGACCTTCTTTCAGGCCGCAGCTTTCCAGTGGGTGAACCCGAAGGGTTGGATGATGGCGATTACGGCCATCACGAACTACACGGCGGACGAAACGCCGTTGCAGGTTCTGGCCGTGGCGCTGGTGTTTATGTGCACCAACTTCCCCGCCATCATGTTCTGGGCGGGCCTTGGTGTCCAAGCCCGCCGTTTTCTGTCGACGCCCGTGCGTCTTCGGATTTTCAACGTGACGATGGCGCTACTGCTCGTAGCGACGATCATCCCGATTCTGACACATCACTGA
- a CDS encoding TetR/AcrR family transcriptional regulator — translation MELTERQKAALEQAMYQFWSRGVDDTSYNVLVEATGMSRKALYATWPEKELLVRQTMKLYRDTVLSSLTDVLANPSQDAVRAFWDVAEAAAVPGWPGCYLLRSATGELRKDPEIVAMYDEFVQTIRKGIAESVRRRVNDPDVTATQAVALLNFLTDLASQQAPESALRPVLNAGRAACAVQ, via the coding sequence ATGGAATTGACTGAGCGGCAGAAAGCCGCGCTTGAACAGGCAATGTACCAGTTCTGGTCGCGCGGCGTAGACGACACTTCCTATAACGTATTGGTCGAAGCGACGGGCATGAGCCGTAAGGCGCTCTACGCGACTTGGCCGGAGAAAGAGCTTCTCGTCCGTCAGACGATGAAGCTTTACCGCGACACGGTGCTGAGTTCGCTGACCGACGTGCTGGCCAATCCTTCGCAGGATGCGGTCCGTGCGTTCTGGGACGTGGCAGAAGCGGCAGCGGTTCCTGGTTGGCCAGGGTGCTATTTGTTGCGGTCGGCGACAGGCGAGTTGCGCAAAGATCCGGAAATTGTCGCGATGTACGATGAGTTTGTGCAAACGATCCGCAAGGGCATCGCAGAATCGGTGCGCCGCCGCGTGAACGATCCCGATGTGACGGCGACGCAAGCCGTGGCGCTTCTGAACTTCCTCACTGATCTGGCGTCGCAGCAGGCGCCGGAATCGGCGCTGCGTCCAGTGTTGAACGCAGGCCGTGCGGCTTGTGCCGTTCAGTGA